In one Clostridiisalibacter paucivorans DSM 22131 genomic region, the following are encoded:
- a CDS encoding LapA family protein encodes MQIGFIFSLILAIGVTIFAVQNADSVMINFLFTKVKVSQALVIFISAAIGAIIVTFLGMIRQFKLSMKVKELNKKVNNLETEKGDLEFKVEELETEKDKLKLEVEQYNKDIIEKEATLKGDAIKTNGEEKNTEIKENNQ; translated from the coding sequence ATGCAAATAGGATTTATATTTTCTCTTATTCTAGCTATTGGGGTAACTATTTTTGCAGTTCAAAATGCCGATAGTGTTATGATTAACTTTTTATTTACAAAGGTCAAAGTCTCTCAAGCTTTGGTTATATTTATATCGGCTGCTATAGGGGCAATAATTGTAACCTTTTTAGGGATGATTAGACAATTCAAACTTTCTATGAAGGTTAAGGAATTAAATAAAAAAGTAAATAATTTGGAGACTGAAAAGGGTGATCTAGAATTTAAAGTTGAAGAATTAGAGACTGAAAAAGATAAGCTAAAATTAGAAGTTGAACAATATAATAAAGATATTATAGAAAAAGAAGCTACACTTAAAGGCGATGCAATAAAAACTAATGGAGAAGAAAAAAATACAGAGATTAAAGAAAACAATCAATAG
- the dtd gene encoding D-aminoacyl-tRNA deacylase produces MRAVVQRVKEASVLVEGEKTGSIKKGLLVLLGVGQEDDNNDNNYLCEKLLNLRIFEDESEKMNLSLLDIKGELLVVSQFTLYGDCKKGRRPNFMMAASPDKAEKMYLDFVQKCKDYGIKVETGIFGADMDVSLTNDGPVTILVDSKKQF; encoded by the coding sequence ATGCGAGCAGTAGTACAAAGAGTGAAAGAGGCCTCAGTATTAGTGGAAGGTGAAAAAACAGGTAGTATTAAAAAAGGACTTTTAGTCTTATTGGGAGTAGGTCAAGAAGACGATAATAATGATAATAATTATTTATGTGAAAAGTTGCTTAATTTAAGAATATTTGAAGATGAAAGTGAAAAAATGAATCTGTCTTTATTAGATATAAAAGGAGAGTTGTTAGTAGTTTCACAGTTTACTCTTTATGGAGATTGCAAAAAGGGCAGGAGACCTAATTTTATGATGGCTGCATCTCCAGATAAAGCAGAAAAGATGTATTTGGATTTTGTTCAGAAGTGTAAAGATTATGGGATAAAAGTTGAAACAGGTATATTTGGGGCGGATATGGATGTATCCTTAACAAATGATGGACCTGTTACAATATTAGTAGATAGTAAAAAACAATTTTAA
- a CDS encoding adenine phosphoribosyltransferase produces the protein MEIKDLIRNIEGFPTEGINFKDITPLLRDKEGFRYSIKELAKTLNDIEFDLVVGPEARGFLVGAPLAYETNTGFVPVRKPGKLPYDTISHEYELEYGTDKLEMHKDAIEPGQKVVILDDLLATGGTVYSTIKMVEELGGEVVAVRFLIELEFLKGRDMLKGYDIDALIKY, from the coding sequence ATGGAAATTAAAGATTTAATAAGAAATATTGAGGGGTTTCCTACAGAAGGCATTAATTTTAAGGATATAACACCTTTACTTAGAGATAAAGAGGGTTTTAGATATTCTATAAAGGAATTAGCAAAGACATTAAATGATATAGAGTTTGATTTGGTAGTTGGACCAGAAGCAAGGGGTTTTTTAGTGGGTGCTCCTCTTGCATATGAAACTAACACTGGGTTTGTGCCTGTTAGAAAACCAGGAAAGTTACCTTATGATACCATAAGTCACGAATATGAGTTGGAATATGGAACAGATAAATTAGAGATGCATAAAGATGCTATAGAACCAGGACAAAAAGTAGTAATTTTAGACGATTTACTGGCTACAGGAGGTACTGTATATTCTACTATAAAGATGGTAGAAGAATTAGGAGGAGAGGTTGTAGCTGTAAGATTTCTTATCGAGTTAGAGTTTTTAAAGGGACGAGATATGTTAAAAGGATATGATATTGACGCATTGATTAAATATTAG
- a CDS encoding RelA/SpoT family protein: MLLENLIAKIEQYNPQGDIQLIIKAYNFAERAHEGQARNSGDRFFVHPYDVAMILADINMDIATIVAGLLHDVVEDTDVSLEKIKKYFNEEIANLVDGVTKLKKIKYRTKEERKAENLRKMVIAMSKDIRVIIIKLADRLHNMRTLEYMSEEKKKEKALETLEIYAPIANRLGIFKIKWELEDLALRYIDPEGYYDLVEKVSKKRKEREAYIRLVVDKLEEKLQEMDIEHEINGRPKHFYSIYKKMVYQNKTFEQIFDLTAIRVIVNTVKECYGVLGIVHTLWKPIPGRFKDYIAMPKPNMYQSLHTTVIGPEGEIFEIQIRTYDMHRTAEYGIAAHWKYKEGVTKSDDFDKKLAWLRQMLEWQKETKDPKEFMESLKIDLFTNEVFVFTPKGDVINLPTGSTPIDFAYRVHTAVGNNCVGAKVDGRIVPLDYKLKNGNIVSVLTSANSSGPSRDWLKVVKSSQAKSKIKQWFKKEEKTQNINKGKDRLEKEVKKQGFKLTEILKEEWLKKVAEKLSFNEINDLYAALGYGSVTLSQIITKLKEYYSEYYKDKKIEEESLNLKNKGKKNREPTQGIKIKGVENIKVRFAKCCNPVPGDDIIGYITRGRGVSVHRSDCPNLGEMGNEARLIDVEWNTQKKVSYQAEIQLKATDRPGLLTEVTKLLSDANMLVSSLNARTSKERIAIVNMILEIKDVNQLNDLMKKLRIVKGVLDVYRVIT, encoded by the coding sequence TTGTTACTAGAAAATCTCATAGCTAAAATAGAGCAATATAATCCACAAGGAGATATTCAGTTAATTATAAAAGCATATAATTTTGCAGAACGTGCCCATGAAGGACAGGCGAGAAATTCTGGTGATAGATTTTTTGTCCATCCCTATGATGTGGCTATGATACTAGCGGATATAAATATGGATATAGCAACTATAGTTGCAGGATTATTGCATGATGTTGTGGAAGATACCGATGTTTCCTTAGAGAAAATAAAAAAATATTTTAATGAAGAAATAGCAAATTTAGTAGATGGCGTAACAAAACTAAAGAAGATAAAATATAGAACGAAGGAAGAAAGAAAAGCAGAGAATTTAAGAAAAATGGTTATTGCCATGTCTAAAGATATAAGGGTCATTATAATTAAACTTGCTGATAGACTTCATAATATGAGGACATTAGAATATATGTCTGAAGAGAAAAAGAAGGAAAAGGCATTAGAGACTTTAGAAATTTATGCACCAATAGCGAATAGATTAGGGATTTTTAAAATAAAGTGGGAACTTGAAGATTTAGCATTAAGATATATAGATCCTGAAGGGTATTATGATCTTGTGGAAAAGGTATCTAAAAAGAGGAAGGAAAGAGAGGCTTATATTCGTCTAGTTGTAGATAAACTTGAGGAAAAGTTACAAGAGATGGATATAGAACATGAAATAAATGGGCGACCTAAGCACTTCTATAGTATATATAAAAAAATGGTCTATCAAAATAAAACATTTGAACAGATATTTGATTTAACTGCAATTAGGGTTATAGTAAATACAGTTAAAGAATGTTATGGGGTGTTAGGTATAGTACATACCTTATGGAAACCCATTCCTGGTAGATTTAAAGATTATATAGCTATGCCCAAGCCTAATATGTATCAATCTTTACACACTACAGTAATAGGCCCAGAAGGGGAAATATTTGAAATACAAATAAGGACCTATGATATGCACAGAACAGCTGAATATGGTATCGCTGCTCATTGGAAATATAAAGAGGGCGTTACAAAAAGTGATGATTTTGATAAAAAACTTGCATGGCTTAGGCAGATGTTGGAATGGCAAAAAGAAACTAAAGATCCAAAAGAGTTTATGGAATCACTAAAGATTGATTTATTTACAAATGAGGTATTTGTTTTTACTCCTAAAGGAGATGTTATAAATTTGCCTACAGGCTCAACGCCTATTGACTTTGCTTACAGGGTACATACTGCAGTAGGCAATAATTGTGTAGGAGCTAAAGTAGATGGAAGGATAGTTCCTTTAGATTATAAATTAAAAAATGGAAATATTGTAAGTGTTTTGACTTCAGCTAATAGCAGTGGTCCTAGTAGAGACTGGCTAAAGGTGGTTAAAAGTAGCCAGGCAAAAAGCAAAATAAAACAGTGGTTTAAGAAGGAAGAAAAAACTCAGAATATAAATAAAGGGAAAGATAGACTGGAGAAGGAAGTCAAGAAACAAGGATTTAAGCTTACAGAAATATTAAAAGAGGAATGGCTGAAAAAGGTAGCAGAAAAACTAAGCTTTAATGAAATAAATGATTTATACGCAGCTCTAGGTTATGGAAGTGTTACATTATCTCAAATAATAACAAAACTTAAAGAATATTATAGTGAGTATTATAAAGACAAAAAAATTGAAGAGGAATCTTTAAATTTAAAAAATAAAGGGAAAAAAAATAGAGAACCCACCCAAGGAATAAAGATAAAGGGTGTTGAGAATATAAAGGTTAGATTTGCTAAATGTTGTAATCCTGTTCCAGGGGACGATATTATTGGATATATTACCAGAGGACGGGGTGTGTCTGTTCATAGAAGTGACTGTCCCAATCTAGGAGAAATGGGAAATGAAGCAAGGTTAATAGATGTGGAATGGAATACACAGAAAAAAGTTTCATATCAAGCAGAAATACAATTAAAGGCAACAGACAGACCTGGACTATTGACAGAGGTGACTAAGCTTTTGTCTGATGCAAATATGCTAGTATCATCTTTAAATGCTAGAACTAGCAAAGAGAGAATAGCTATAGTCAATATGATTTTAGAAATAAAAGATGTAAATCAATTAAATGATCTTATGAAGAAATTGAGGATAGTTAAAGGTGTTTTAGATGTATATAGAGTAATAACTTAG
- the secD gene encoding protein translocase subunit SecD → MKFKNTVIFLLIVAVVAFLGYSSITGLDLGKYRLNSAREEMNLGLDLEGGVFVVLEAQTGATGEELAQKMKEAKSIIDQRVNGLGVTEPTIVIEGEDRIRVELPGLKNTQEALDMIGKTAELQFMDPLGNVVLTGENVKKSQPMYETDPVTGGKRPAVSLELDSVGAEKFAKATKELVSKPNIEDKIIYIVLDGDIISAPSVSSAITDGNASISGSFTIEEASDLATLIQAGALPVEMKEVQSSVIGPTLGLKSLDKSVYAGMIGLLLIFVFMIIFYRIPGLVADIALTIYILLVMVTMIGINATLTLPGIAGLILSVGMAVDANVVIFERVKEELRVGKTLRSAVDSGFKRALSTVLDANVTTLIAGIVLFNFGTGPIKGFAVTLIIGIVASMVTAVFITKYLLRLVIGMNITKNIKMYGA, encoded by the coding sequence ATGAAATTCAAAAACACAGTTATTTTCCTATTAATAGTTGCTGTGGTGGCTTTTTTAGGATATAGTTCTATAACTGGACTAGATTTAGGAAAATACAGATTAAATTCAGCTAGAGAAGAAATGAACTTAGGTCTTGATTTAGAAGGTGGAGTGTTCGTAGTATTAGAAGCGCAGACTGGTGCAACAGGGGAAGAACTTGCTCAAAAGATGAAAGAAGCCAAGTCTATAATAGATCAAAGGGTAAATGGACTTGGAGTAACGGAGCCTACAATTGTAATAGAAGGAGAAGACAGAATTAGGGTCGAATTACCAGGACTTAAAAATACCCAAGAGGCATTGGATATGATTGGTAAAACAGCAGAATTACAATTTATGGATCCTTTAGGGAATGTGGTTTTGACTGGCGAAAATGTAAAAAAATCGCAGCCAATGTATGAAACAGATCCTGTAACAGGAGGTAAAAGACCTGCAGTATCTTTGGAACTTGATAGTGTTGGAGCAGAAAAATTTGCAAAAGCTACTAAAGAATTAGTATCTAAACCTAATATTGAAGATAAAATCATTTATATAGTACTAGATGGTGATATTATATCAGCTCCATCAGTATCAAGCGCTATAACCGATGGGAATGCATCTATTAGTGGTAGTTTTACTATAGAAGAGGCTAGTGACCTAGCTACATTAATACAGGCTGGAGCATTACCAGTAGAGATGAAGGAAGTACAGTCATCGGTAATAGGCCCTACTTTAGGACTTAAATCTTTAGATAAAAGTGTATATGCAGGTATGATAGGGCTACTATTGATTTTTGTATTTATGATTATATTTTATAGAATTCCTGGACTTGTTGCAGATATAGCATTGACTATATATATCCTTTTAGTTATGGTTACTATGATAGGTATTAATGCCACTCTTACATTACCAGGTATAGCCGGTTTAATACTTTCAGTAGGTATGGCAGTAGATGCAAATGTAGTTATTTTTGAAAGAGTAAAGGAAGAGTTGAGGGTAGGTAAGACTTTGAGATCTGCAGTTGATTCAGGATTTAAAAGGGCATTATCTACAGTTTTAGACGCTAATGTAACTACTCTTATAGCTGGTATTGTATTATTTAATTTTGGAACGGGTCCAATAAAAGGGTTTGCTGTAACACTGATTATAGGTATAGTTGCATCTATGGTAACAGCAGTATTCATAACTAAATACTTGTTAAGGTTAGTTATCGGAATGAATATAACTAAAAATATAAAGATGTACGGTGCTTAA
- a CDS encoding gamma carbonic anhydrase family protein, which produces MIKAYEGISPNVHESCFIAESADVIGKVHIGRKSSIWYNAVLRGDGNEIIVGECTSIQDGTAVHISKKYKTIIGDYVTIGHNAIIHACNIGNNVLIGMGSIILDGAIIEDNVIVGAGTLITSETRIPSGSLVLGSPGKIVRKLTEEEIKELKKSALNYVNYTEKHKL; this is translated from the coding sequence ATGATTAAAGCATATGAAGGCATATCTCCTAATGTCCATGAAAGCTGTTTTATAGCAGAAAGTGCCGATGTAATAGGAAAAGTCCATATAGGAAGAAAATCCAGCATATGGTATAATGCAGTTCTTAGAGGAGATGGAAATGAAATAATAGTTGGAGAGTGTACAAGCATACAAGATGGTACTGCTGTTCATATAAGCAAGAAATATAAGACTATTATTGGAGATTATGTAACAATAGGGCATAATGCTATTATACATGCCTGCAATATTGGGAATAATGTTTTAATAGGTATGGGTTCAATAATTCTTGATGGAGCCATTATAGAAGATAATGTTATTGTGGGAGCTGGTACTTTAATAACTTCTGAAACTAGGATACCTTCTGGCTCTTTAGTTTTAGGTTCTCCTGGTAAAATAGTGAGAAAGTTAACAGAAGAGGAAATAAAAGAATTGAAAAAGTCTGCATTAAATTATGTAAATTATACAGAAAAACACAAACTTTAG
- the recJ gene encoding single-stranded-DNA-specific exonuclease RecJ encodes MKIKDKIVKLAQGDYSKVTSISKKLDVSPLLIKSMINRGINDVDEMNLFLNPKIEDMYDPFLLKDVEKAIDRIIKAINEKENVWIYGDYDVDGVTSISLFKIFFKTLDIDVEYYIPDRAEEGYGLNHKAIDYIVDRGGQLIITVDCGITSNDVVEYCNGREIDIIITDHHQCQGDIPDAFAVINPNRLDDEYPFKSLCGAGVVFKIIQGLTEKLDVPLDYKEYLPIVAIGTIADIVPLVGENRIISKLGLEYITSTNNKGIKALMEITGLRDKKITSGHIGFVIGPRLNAAGRIGSADYGVELLTSEKMEEAIKIAKLLDEENKKRQEIQSKILKEAEEYIENNIDLENDKFIVLSSEHWHHGVIGIVSSKITEKYYRPSILISIDGEEGRGSARSIPTFDIFESLKACEELFDKFGGHKQAAGLSINRDNIEKFKEKINTITKQALTESDLIPEIKVESLIELEDVSIKTIKEIKKLEPFGMGNPSPVFFCRNLLLKSKRLVGKESDHLKLLLSKNEINIDGIAFNQGEIYDDLETGNRVDIVAALDINKYLGEERIQLLVKDIKNQNRSIFMDDGEYYRSFRNSILNLDKSDASVNENEKNKWKDIKNKFRFAIDKIKDNNKTLVFVNNKTNVLKLLRELEFSGRDVVRKTKISYNYIDKNFENNIIINPIMELPSKYEDFQSIIFLDICFNLDIINRFINNPHEKDIYDLVDSNDLQYNKAFLDKVAPTLDELRYMYKTLINEYKAYKIDKEKYIMGMRDLNMNLNDEKFTLALEIFKESEIFDFKEIDGYVYIKNLRNRNKVNIKEMPTYKGLKNAIINMNNIKIEY; translated from the coding sequence GTGAAAATAAAAGACAAAATAGTTAAATTAGCACAAGGTGATTATTCTAAAGTCACATCAATATCTAAAAAATTAGATGTAAGTCCCCTATTAATTAAATCTATGATAAATAGAGGAATAAATGATGTGGATGAAATGAATCTTTTTTTAAATCCTAAAATAGAAGATATGTATGATCCATTTCTACTTAAGGATGTTGAGAAGGCAATAGATAGAATAATTAAGGCTATAAATGAAAAAGAAAATGTATGGATATATGGAGATTATGATGTGGATGGAGTAACTAGTATATCTCTATTTAAAATCTTTTTTAAAACTCTTGATATAGATGTGGAGTATTATATTCCAGATAGGGCTGAAGAAGGATATGGATTAAATCATAAAGCTATTGATTACATAGTTGATAGAGGGGGACAACTTATAATAACGGTAGATTGTGGTATTACATCTAATGATGTGGTTGAGTATTGTAATGGAAGAGAGATAGATATAATAATAACTGACCACCATCAATGTCAAGGGGATATACCAGATGCCTTTGCAGTTATAAATCCAAACAGATTAGATGATGAATACCCCTTTAAAAGTCTTTGTGGTGCGGGAGTAGTATTTAAGATAATACAAGGATTGACAGAGAAATTAGATGTCCCATTAGATTATAAAGAATATCTGCCAATAGTAGCTATAGGGACTATAGCTGATATTGTTCCATTAGTAGGCGAAAATAGAATTATATCTAAATTAGGACTTGAATATATAACTAGCACAAATAATAAAGGCATAAAAGCATTGATGGAGATAACTGGATTACGTGACAAAAAAATAACGAGTGGACATATTGGATTTGTAATTGGTCCTAGACTTAATGCTGCTGGAAGAATAGGTTCAGCAGATTATGGTGTTGAACTTTTGACAAGTGAAAAGATGGAAGAGGCTATTAAAATAGCTAAACTATTAGATGAAGAAAATAAAAAGAGACAGGAGATACAGAGCAAGATTTTAAAAGAAGCTGAGGAATATATAGAGAATAATATAGATTTAGAGAATGATAAATTTATTGTTCTTAGTTCAGAACATTGGCACCATGGTGTTATAGGGATAGTGAGCTCTAAAATCACTGAAAAGTATTATAGACCATCTATATTGATATCTATAGATGGTGAAGAGGGCAGGGGTTCTGCTAGAAGCATCCCAACTTTTGATATTTTTGAAAGTTTAAAGGCATGTGAAGAGTTATTTGATAAGTTTGGAGGACATAAGCAAGCGGCAGGATTATCTATAAATAGAGATAATATAGAAAAATTCAAGGAAAAAATTAATACTATCACTAAGCAGGCATTAACTGAATCTGATTTAATTCCAGAAATAAAAGTGGAAAGTCTGATAGAATTAGAAGATGTATCTATAAAAACTATCAAAGAAATAAAAAAGTTAGAGCCCTTTGGAATGGGGAATCCCAGTCCTGTGTTTTTTTGCAGGAACTTATTATTGAAGTCAAAACGATTGGTTGGTAAGGAAAGCGATCATTTAAAGTTATTACTGTCTAAAAATGAAATAAATATAGATGGCATAGCTTTTAATCAAGGTGAAATATATGACGATTTAGAAACTGGAAATAGGGTAGATATTGTAGCGGCATTAGATATAAATAAATATCTAGGAGAAGAGAGAATACAATTGCTTGTAAAAGATATAAAAAATCAAAATAGAAGCATTTTTATGGATGATGGGGAATATTACAGGTCTTTTCGAAATAGCATATTAAATCTTGATAAAAGTGATGCAAGTGTTAATGAAAATGAAAAAAATAAATGGAAAGATATAAAAAATAAATTTAGATTTGCTATAGATAAAATCAAGGATAATAATAAAACCCTAGTGTTTGTGAATAATAAAACAAATGTTTTGAAGTTGCTACGGGAGTTGGAGTTTTCAGGAAGGGATGTTGTAAGAAAAACCAAGATATCATATAATTATATAGATAAAAATTTTGAGAACAATATAATAATAAATCCTATAATGGAGTTACCATCAAAATATGAAGACTTTCAGAGCATTATATTTTTAGATATATGTTTCAATCTAGATATTATAAATCGGTTCATAAATAATCCGCATGAGAAAGATATTTATGATCTAGTTGATTCCAATGATTTACAGTATAATAAGGCATTTTTAGATAAAGTGGCCCCTACATTAGATGAACTAAGATATATGTATAAGACATTAATAAATGAATATAAAGCATATAAGATAGACAAGGAAAAATATATCATGGGTATGAGAGATTTGAATATGAATTTAAATGATGAGAAATTCACACTGGCCCTTGAAATATTTAAAGAAAGTGAAATATTTGACTTCAAAGAAATAGATGGATATGTGTATATAAAGAACTTGAGAAATAGAAATAAGGTAAATATTAAAGAAATGCCTACTTATAAGGGTTTAAAGAATGCAATTATTAATATGAATAATATAAAAATTGAATATTAG
- the secF gene encoding protein translocase subunit SecF produces the protein MDIIKHKNKFFILSFVVIVIGLFTMVSRGLNYGIDFTGGTMLQIDLGKEVSVNEIREIVDKIDKDADIIHVGDQKNEIMIKTKLDLDNNERMDLFNEFKEKYGLKQETPEQSQTFQPAIGDEIQNKAILSILIATIGMLIYITFRFEFKFGVAAVVALMHDVLVALAVYALLRVPVNSSFVAAILTIVGYSINDTIVVFDRIRENTKLIKRGKYAELVNTSISQTIVRSINTSFTTLLAIACLYIFGVEAIKDFALPLIVGVLVGTYSSIFIASPVWYLLKKRSSGKNYKPKRV, from the coding sequence ATGGATATTATTAAACATAAAAATAAATTTTTCATATTATCTTTTGTAGTCATTGTTATAGGTTTATTTACAATGGTTTCAAGGGGGTTAAATTATGGTATAGATTTTACTGGTGGTACAATGTTACAGATAGATTTAGGAAAAGAAGTTTCTGTAAATGAAATAAGAGAAATAGTAGATAAGATAGATAAAGATGCAGATATAATACATGTAGGAGATCAGAAAAATGAAATTATGATAAAGACAAAACTTGATTTAGATAATAATGAAAGAATGGATTTATTTAATGAATTCAAGGAAAAGTATGGTCTTAAACAAGAAACTCCTGAGCAATCTCAGACTTTTCAGCCTGCGATAGGTGACGAAATTCAAAACAAGGCTATATTGTCTATTTTGATTGCTACTATAGGTATGCTTATATATATAACTTTTAGATTTGAGTTTAAATTTGGAGTAGCTGCTGTTGTGGCATTAATGCATGATGTATTGGTTGCATTGGCTGTATATGCACTATTGAGAGTACCAGTTAATAGTTCTTTTGTAGCTGCTATTCTTACCATAGTGGGATATTCTATAAATGATACCATAGTTGTATTTGATAGAATTAGGGAGAATACTAAGTTAATTAAAAGAGGTAAATATGCAGAACTTGTAAATACTAGTATTTCACAGACTATTGTAAGATCTATAAATACTTCATTTACTACTCTATTGGCTATAGCCTGTCTATATATATTTGGAGTTGAAGCTATAAAAGACTTTGCATTGCCATTAATAGTAGGCGTGCTTGTGGGAACTTATTCCTCTATATTTATAGCCAGTCCTGTATGGTATTTATTGAAAAAAAGATCTTCAGGGAAAAATTACAAACCTAAAAGAGTTTAA
- a CDS encoding ABC1 kinase family protein, protein MIDFILNNKYKNIKRYKEISQVLAKYGFSIMADKLHNKSFIKTHFLKKSNDISNKYNRAQRIRMALEELGPTFIKLGQILSTRYDILPEDIVDELSRLQDNVNEYPVEKAKKIFKKELNKDIDEVFSNFNETPIAAASIGQVYKGRLKDGRNVVIKIQRPNIRKIIFKDLNILFSIAKLVDEHFNKKNPVKYVDVVEEFSYLLKKELDYTYEAQNCENFREKFKDDDRIFIPKVYWEYTTKKILVTEMIHGVKLSDFKKLEDMAIDKSKIAHLGAQIFMEQIFIHGFFHGDPHPGNIFVINNNKIGFVDFGIVGYLDKETLSFIVTMLKAGSKKDATKIVEALEKMNAIPVETDEMNLKRELNVLLNYYYNVPFDKLNFSDALNDLLRISYRHNIKIPSQLVLLIKSVVTIEGVSKKLNPDFSLIQLSDELLIELKKQKFNFNRILSEGAEMSLDTLKDLKDLPRLLKQAFHRIEKNKLKITLKIEGFNELKREINIMTNKVSLSLMVSALVVGSSIVIQSKTGPTLLGMNAMGFIGFSFAGILGMILTISILMDILRYRK, encoded by the coding sequence GTGATAGATTTTATTTTAAATAACAAATATAAAAATATAAAAAGATATAAGGAAATATCTCAAGTCTTAGCTAAATATGGGTTTAGCATAATGGCTGATAAGTTGCATAATAAAAGTTTTATAAAGACTCATTTCTTAAAAAAATCTAATGACATAAGTAACAAGTATAATAGAGCCCAGAGAATTAGGATGGCATTGGAGGAATTAGGACCTACATTTATAAAATTGGGGCAGATATTAAGTACCAGGTATGATATTTTACCTGAGGATATAGTAGATGAATTATCTCGATTACAAGATAATGTGAATGAATACCCTGTAGAAAAAGCAAAGAAAATATTTAAAAAGGAATTAAACAAAGATATAGATGAAGTCTTTAGTAATTTTAACGAAACACCTATTGCTGCAGCCTCTATTGGTCAAGTATATAAAGGAAGACTTAAGGATGGAAGAAATGTAGTAATAAAGATTCAAAGGCCTAATATTCGAAAAATAATTTTTAAGGATCTAAATATATTATTTTCTATAGCAAAGCTGGTAGATGAACATTTTAATAAAAAAAATCCTGTGAAATATGTAGATGTGGTAGAAGAATTCTCTTATCTATTAAAGAAAGAATTGGATTATACATATGAGGCTCAAAACTGTGAAAATTTCAGAGAAAAGTTTAAAGACGATGATAGAATCTTTATTCCCAAGGTCTATTGGGAATATACAACAAAAAAGATACTTGTAACTGAGATGATTCATGGGGTCAAATTGAGTGATTTTAAAAAACTAGAAGATATGGCTATAGATAAAAGTAAAATTGCTCATTTAGGGGCTCAAATTTTTATGGAACAGATATTCATACATGGTTTCTTTCATGGTGACCCTCATCCTGGCAATATATTCGTAATAAATAATAATAAAATAGGGTTTGTAGATTTTGGTATAGTGGGATATTTAGATAAAGAGACCCTTAGCTTTATAGTGACTATGTTGAAAGCTGGTTCGAAAAAAGATGCTACTAAAATAGTGGAAGCATTAGAAAAGATGAATGCTATACCTGTTGAGACTGATGAAATGAATTTAAAAAGAGAATTAAATGTCTTATTAAATTATTACTACAATGTACCATTTGATAAATTAAACTTTAGCGATGCATTAAATGATCTATTAAGAATCTCATATAGACATAATATAAAGATACCATCTCAATTAGTTTTATTAATAAAATCGGTAGTAACTATTGAAGGAGTTTCTAAAAAGCTAAATCCTGATTTTAGTTTAATACAGTTATCAGATGAATTATTAATAGAATTAAAAAAACAGAAATTTAATTTTAACAGAATACTATCCGAGGGAGCGGAGATGTCACTGGACACTTTGAAAGATTTGAAAGATTTGCCTAGGCTTTTAAAGCAAGCATTCCATAGGATAGAAAAAAATAAATTAAAAATCACATTAAAGATTGAAGGATTTAATGAGTTAAAAAGAGAAATAAATATTATGACAAATAAGGTATCATTGAGTCTAATGGTGTCGGCTTTAGTAGTGGGATCATCTATAGTTATACAGTCTAAGACTGGTCCAACATTATTAGGCATGAATGCTATGGGGTTCATTGGATTTTCTTTTGCGGGAATATTAGGTATGATTCTTACAATATCTATATTAATGGATATTTTAAGATATAGAAAATAG